A region of Desulfovibrio sp. DNA encodes the following proteins:
- a CDS encoding radical SAM protein, which produces MLAGERVAPITIDCALTRACTYKCVYCIGKLQENEGRRIHRDAAMRFLDDAAEIGVKGISFVSDGESTCSPHLYEAILRGKANGIDMALGTNGFLLRDDKLEDILTALTYLRFNISAGEPDVYAQTMGVDVAAYEKVIQTIRRCVEIKREKKLEVTIGLQMVLMPHMGSQVLPLARLGRELGVDYLVIKHCSDDDQGNLGVEYDKYFGLVEILKSAEALSTDTYTVQAKWSKILSNGKRCYGPCYGPPIMMQFSGSGLVAPCGGLFMPRFERFHIGNLVDVSFKHLWESDHYWDVLKELRSERFDARKTCVSLCLQHKVNETLWEIKHNGAKLPDPVGEPPMHVNFI; this is translated from the coding sequence CCTATAACCATCGATTGCGCCCTCACACGGGCGTGTACATACAAGTGTGTCTATTGCATAGGTAAATTGCAGGAGAATGAAGGCCGGCGGATACACCGCGATGCGGCCATGCGCTTTTTGGACGACGCCGCTGAAATTGGCGTTAAGGGCATCAGCTTCGTCAGTGACGGCGAAAGCACCTGCAGCCCACATCTTTACGAGGCAATCCTTCGCGGCAAGGCCAACGGCATCGACATGGCTCTCGGCACGAACGGCTTCCTCCTGCGCGACGACAAGCTCGAAGACATCCTGACCGCCCTCACATATTTGCGTTTTAACATCTCGGCCGGTGAACCGGATGTTTACGCTCAAACCATGGGCGTCGACGTTGCTGCCTACGAGAAGGTGATCCAAACCATCCGGAGATGCGTTGAGATCAAGCGCGAGAAAAAGCTCGAAGTGACCATCGGTCTGCAAATGGTGCTCATGCCGCACATGGGAAGCCAGGTGCTTCCGCTGGCCAGACTGGGCCGCGAACTCGGCGTTGACTATCTGGTTATCAAGCACTGCAGCGACGACGACCAGGGCAATCTCGGTGTGGAGTACGACAAGTATTTCGGACTAGTGGAGATACTCAAGAGCGCCGAGGCCCTCTCCACGGATACGTATACAGTTCAGGCCAAGTGGTCCAAGATCCTTTCGAACGGAAAACGTTGCTACGGACCATGTTACGGTCCGCCAATAATGATGCAGTTCAGCGGCTCTGGACTGGTGGCCCCGTGCGGCGGACTCTTTATGCCCAGGTTCGAGCGTTTTCATATAGGAAATCTTGTTGACGTGTCCTTTAAGCACCTTTGGGAAAGCGACCATTACTGGGATGTACTCAAAGAACTTCGCTCGGAACGCTTCGATGCGCGTAAGACCTGCGTGTCCCTGTGCCTGCAGCACAAGGTCAACGAAACCCTCTGGGAGATCAAGCATAATGGTGCAAAGCTTCCCGATCCAGTTGGCGAACCTCCCATGCACGTCAATTTTATTTAG